CAACAGGCTTTTTAGTAGCCGTAGCGACATGCTTCGCATGTGCATCGATATCATCAGCAGCGGCTTGCAGGAAAGAATGCAGCTGTGCAGTGCTGGAAACAGAGGTGGCAATGCGGATATGATGGTGAATCCGCCGAGCGCTCGTGGTATAAGCAATATCTCTGAGTCCCGTCTCTTTGTGATTATTCAGATAGTTGACCAAAGCCCTGACGTTAGCCCGAAGTGAAGCTTTGCTTTTAGCTGAGATGCACACCACTTCGCTGCTAGGCACAACCTGCTGCGAGTGATTTTTATCTCTATCCATGCGTTCCAACGGGGCATCCTCGAGCAGTAACGTCGTATTGCCGCCATGGGCACCGAAGCTGTTCACAATAGAGTAACGCCTCTTGAAGGCCGACGTTGGAAGCCATGGAGTGTTCTCAGAGAGTACACCGGCGTTGCGGTTGGCAAGAGTTTTAGCCACAACAGGGTTCATGGCCGTCTGGATGCCAATATGACGGGGAATCATGTTATTCTGGTACATCAACAGAACCTTGATCAAGGATGCAATGCCTGCAGCAGCTTCGCCGTGGCCAATGTTGGATTTGACGGCGCCCAGATGAAGGCGCTTGTCAGGGTGTAGCCGCCGGTCTGAAGGTGCGAAAAAGTCAAGTACAGACTCAGACTCAACAGCGTCTCCAACCTGAAATTACAACGAGACTCTGGGGTCAGCTTGATATTTCAAGGACAACCACTCGATTGACATATTTGGGTAGACAAACCTGAGTTCCTGTGCCATGAAGCTCGACAAAACTAACGTCCAGAGGGCTAACACCCGCCTTGTCCATAACCTGGCGATAGTTCTCTTTCTGAGCCGCGGCATGTGGTTGAGTAATGGAAATGCTCTCCGCTGAATGGTTTGTAGCACCAGCTACAATAGATGCCAGAATCACATCGTTATCAGCTAAAGCATCGTCTAGTCGTTTGATCACGACAGATCCCACGCCATCTGCCCGGCAGTAACCGTCGGCAGTAATATCCCACACCTTACACTGGCCAGTCTTTGATAAGAAGTGCCCTTTGCTCAACATGCAGTAGATATCCGGACTTGTCTTGCAAGGTTCTCACGTTAGTATTGTGGCAACACCTATCGCCCGCCTATTCGGGCACGACTCATTCTGGCGACTTACAATGACGTTCAGACCCCCGGCAACTACAGTGTCGGCCTCGCCAGCCCACAGCGCCGAACAAGCGGCCTGAACTGCAGCTAATCCACTGGAGCATGCGGTGTCGATGTTGAAACTGGGCCCTTGGAAATTGAAAAAGTAGTTGATGCGGCCGTTACCAAATCCTCTTTCCGTCCCAGGAATGCCGTACGTGCCAATCTTCTGGCCTGCGTTGACCTCGCGGTAGTCGTCACTAGCCTGTCCATAATACGTTCCAACTCGAGAGAGGTGAGAAGAAGGCGTGCGGTTGGGCACGAAGCCGGCCATCTCGAGCGCCTCATACGCTGTAACCAGTGCTAGGCGCTGCATTGGGTCTGTTTGCTCGGCCTATTTCAAGAGTTGTGTTGGGTTAGATTATCGATATAAAGGCGAGCTTGTGGATTCATGTTGCTATCTTACCTCGCGTGGTGACATATTGAAGAATCCTGCGTCAAAATAGCCGGGGTTGTCTATGAAGTTACCAAATCGGGTTCCAACtgtattctctttctcaccACTAGGATCGAAGTGGGCATCCAGATCGAATCTGTCCGGAGGGACAGTAGTGTGAGTATCAACTCCGTTTACGAGCAGCTCCCAAAATCGTTCAGGGGTATCTGCGCCACCCGGCATACGACATGACATGCCGACGACAGCTAGCTTTGCGTTTTGCGGAGAGGTTGGGCTATGTTGAGGTTGATCAAATGCGTCGCGCATGGCCCAATCAACCAGAGACTCGCGAATCACATCACGAGTCGAGAGGTCTTCGGCGACGTCGGCGACGATGGTGTCTGACATGACGGATGCTCTGTAATGAAGTATCTGACAGGACTGCATATCCGGTCGTTGTCCGCCCGACAGCTGCGTCACCACGCCATTTGCGACCTTGTCGAAGAATAGCGGCTTGGTTAAAGCCTCGGTACAGATGGCCTCTATCAAATGGTATGCATCGGAACACTGAAATGGTGAACCTGTAAATGGCGATATTAATGGCACCTGTGTAGCACGGGTGCCCCATCTCTCCCAGACCTCTGCCGTGGCAAGGATGGAACGCACATCGTCGTAGTCATATACATTTGGAACATGACACAGCCCTCCTGAGATGGGCAGCTCTGAGTGCCTTGAAGAACGAAGTATCTCTGACTCCCGGAAGAGTTGCTTGAGACGTGTGGGAGGACCTGTGATTCCAACGGAGGTATTATCAACGTGGCTAATACTCACGCCAGTCAGTGGCATTGTATTTGTACCAGTGCGTTGTAATTCTTCTTGGTGGTTGAAACGGTCCAACTCTTCCCGAATGATTTCTACTGGTACGCCTATCACGACCGTAGCCCAGCTAACTGACGTAGCTTGCTCTGTCACAGTAGGCTCAAGCGTCTGGGAAACGCGCTGTACATGAACACAGAATGCAAAAGCGGTCCGTACGCTTTCAGCTCCGTATGAGACGAGGTCCGATAAGGACTCGGAAACAgctactgctgctgctgaaaaTAGGCCGACGCTTATTCCTACCAAGCATGCCGGACGGCGGTATGAAGTATTAAGTGTCTCATGGTGTCTGTATGTAGTTACATAGAATATTAGCTCATATCTAACCCTAGCATCTACTAGAAAGCACTGGCAATAGTTCTATAGAACGGGATATAGCGACTCACCCGATGAGCATAGCTATCTCGTAGATGCATAGAAAAGCACCGTCCCAAGCACCACTTAGGGAGCTGCTCTTGAAGTCATCCCAGTGCGAGGCCAGCGTGACCACATCGTGGAATGGCGGTACAGAATCTCGCAATGGCCGTGGCAGCTTCTGAACCTCCGTTCTAAGAACCAAGGCACAGTTCTGCAAGAACCTAGCAAGGTGCGGATAGCCAGGTAACATGGAATATCTGTGCAGTCTGCGTATCAGGTCCTGGATTTCACCACTGGGAAGCTCGTGActgaatagaataaattctTCAGGTATATTGGCGTCCATGTCGACGTTCGCATGGCTGGGACTTGGTGAGCGTGATTCGGAAGGAGTAATAGTGGTGTTTTCGATCATTGTGTGAGTTTTGAAAGTATCTCTCGTCTCtcgaagaaaacaaaggttCAGAAAGTAATGTTGAATCCAGTAGAATAGCAAATCCTAATCGGATGGGGAAACCAGTCGAAGGCTTTTCAGCTTTCATTAGAGAGCAAATCGAACATCTGTAACGTGACCTCTAGGGGTGGTGTGGACCATCAACTACGAATCCTATACAACCGATAGACCTCGTGTTACTCTCCAATGGTATTCATGTTTCTATTCTAAACATAGATGGACTACTACTGGCTGGGAATAGTCTACGTAGTTTCCAGCTGACTTCTCGTTTCTCGTAGACTGGCTTGGCTTAGGGTAGACAGAGAATTGCGTTCCATGGCGCCAACAAAGGTCGGAATCCGACTCGGGGGATTATTTGACGCAGGTACTGATGAACCACTATACTCAATTGAGCAGTCTTAGCGGTGGCAGCGTTGATTCGAATTGGAGATCATTGGGGCGCTATATTGCTAAGCTCGTATCAAGTATATTCAGTCAAACCGAGACGGCCTCCGAGGAATCCTTCAACAGTCACTTTCCGGCTACAGGGCCGCAGTGGTGACGAAGATGCAAGTAGATCAGACTGCCAGATTCTAAACGATCGGAAAGAGAAATGTGCACATGTACAGAAAAGCCGAAAGGAAAATCATGCAGAAATGTCAGTCAATGCGTATGTCCTACAAAACTATCATTTAGGTACTCCAAAATGCAAATTCTTCATTATCGTAAACAACTACTAAGAACCAAAGTTTCTTTGCTAAAGTGGCTGGACCGTTGCGAACCAATGTGTAGTCCTATCTGGTCCAACCAGTCTACAACCGACCTCGCCTCGCTCTAGCAACATATATAAAACTTGATCCAACAGAGGCCCCACAGCAGAGTCAAACGTTGCGCTATCCTTGGAGACTTCTCCGTAAATGAGACCGCCTATGTCAGCTGTGGATAGGCCCTGCACTGTCTCCGTTCCATTAATGTCTTGGTCGATACGACTATCACTAGAGTCGCTGACGCCTCCTGTGTAGCCGCTTCTGGCTTTTCTAGCACTTCTCGCGCTACTCCCATTACGGaatgaaggagaggaagaagtctCTCTAGCCAAAACCGAGTATATCTGCTTCTCCCTTGAGACTCTCTGCGCGATATATTTTGCAATGGTTTGAGGCAGGTTAGATATCATGTCTCCGTGGCCGGGGTACCCAACGGCGCACTTTAGGCTTGCCATCTGGCGAAGGCTGGCTGTGTAGGCTTCTAGGTCCTCAGCAACACTATAGCCATGGCCTAGCACGTTGTCACCGGTGAACATCGcgttttcctcttccaacaCGAAGCACATGTGGTCAACGGTGTGCCCGGGTGTCAGGACTGCCCTTAGGGTCGCATCTCGTGTTTGGAAGATTTGGCCGTTCACAATGTCCAGCTGGCCGTGGTCAGGCATGTGCTTGTATATAGTTATGTTGGAATCATGGGCAAGGAGGTCGGCTATCCCGCCAGTATGGTCCTTGTGCCAGTGCGTGAGAAGGACTTGGGAAATGGAGATGTCGTGGTCTTCGAGATATCTGGTCACACTCAGTGCCCATTGTGGGGATCCCTGTTGACGTCGGTTATTGAGTTCCTGGGCGAGAAcatgaaaacaaaaaatatTGACAGATTTCAAAAGTTAACAGGATATCGAAGTACGTATCTAGATTATTCCCAACTGTACCAAAGTAGGAGTGACACACCCAGGAACAGAGGAACCGCGAAGAGTGCTCAAATGGTGGGCAAGCGCCATACCTCTCCAGTGTCAATGAGTATCCTAGAGCTTCCAGTACCAACTAGGTATGTGTTGGTGCCCTGGAGTTGCATGCTTCCGGGGTTGTATCCCAGAAAGCGCACAACACGGTCAGACAAGCCATCGTCGACTTCTGCGAGCACAGGAAGCTTGCTTCGCTGTGTCTCTAGATAGCCAGCCCAGAATGGCGACGAGTAAAATCCCTCCGGCATGGTTGTTGAAAGCATTGACACGCCAGTGACAGAGAAGACAGATTCTCAATTCGTTACAAGAAATTCAGTCAACAAGATTGTTGCTATACGAGGCGTAAGCCGGGCTGTGCTGCGGAAGCCAAGGCTGTGGAATACTGAAGCTCGGATTCCGAGAGTCAGCAGCCTGCCTCAACCCTAACATAATCCCtccgaaaaaaaaaaaaaaaagccccCGGGAGCAACACGAGGTCCGAACAGACGACAATAGCCGATAATGTGTCAGAATCAGTGATTTCTGTATAGTAATGTTTGTGCAAGGCAACATTTGGAATTTATATATGTCTTTCACTTCGTCCTACCTAGTTTGTAGAAATTCAGAATAAACGCTTATCCATTTCAGCACAGCAACATTACGAACACAACAagataaaagagaaatcaTTGCATTTAGTTTTATCAAGTATGACGAACGTTCCGGAAAAGTGCCAGGTGCTCGTCATCGGTGGTGGGCCAGCTGGCTCCTATTCTGCATCGGCTCTTGCGCGGGAGGGAATCGATGTGGTCCTCCTTGAGGCAGAGAAGTTTCCTAGGTGAGTTTCCGGCGCTTTGAGGGGGTGGATAAATCAACTCTTGATATTTCCCGTATTCTTACACATGCACTAGATACCACATCGGTGAAAGCATGCTCCCGTCAATGCGACACTTTCTCAAGTTTATTGACGCCTACGACAAGTGGGATGCCCATGGTTTTAATGTAAAGGTGAGTAGTAAAAGCCCATAACCTTTTTGCTAGCTGTATAAGGACACTGGTCGCTGACACCTCGAGCAGAACGGAGGTGCCTTTCGTCTCAACTGGTCCAGGCCTGAAACATGTAAGTCTCCAGCAGTTATTCAATAGAGCCCGATGTAATTGCGATGCATGTGAGTACGCCTAACTTCTTTTAGATACGGATTTCATCGCAGCGGGTGGACCAGGAGGCTATGCCTGGAATGTGATCAGATCCGAGGCAGATGAGCTGCTCTTCAAGCATGCAGCCGAATGTGGCGTGAAGACATTTGACGATACCAAGGTGGCATCAATCGAGTTTGCCCCATCTGAAGACGCGAATCCCTTGGGCCGTCCCGTATCTGCTACTTGGACTCGCAAGGACGGGACTTCTGGCACTCTTGCCATGGATTATATCGTGGATGCATCGGGTAGAAATGGTCTTATCAGCACCAAGTATCTCAAGAATCGGACCTTCAACAAGGGGCTGAGGAACGTTGCCAGTTGGGGTTACTGGAAGGGAGGTGGTGTTCACGGTGTCGGCACACACAAAGAGGGTGCTCCCTATTTCGAAGCACTCAAAGGTACGACTCAACTGGGTGTTTCATACTGCCTTCAGAGAGGAAATCATGCTAACTCGAGTCTTCATAACTCAACAGATGCGAGTGGATGGGTATGGTTTATCCCTCTGCACAACGGCACCCACTCAGTAGGTGTTGTTCAGAACCAAGAAATGGCGaccgagaagaagcgcaaaaTGGCCGAACCTTCCTCCAAGGGCTTCTACCTGGAGTCTCTGGAGTTTGTTCCCGGCATTAAGGAATTGCTTTCCAACGCGGAGCTCATATCGGAAGTCAAGTCGGCTTCTGATTGGTCATACAGTGCCTCCAATTATGCCTTCCCGGGTGTGCGCATTGCTGGAGATGCTGGATCCTTCATTGAcccattcttctcttctggtGTGCACTTGGCTCTGTCGGGAGGTCTGTCCGCAGCAACCACTATTGCAGCGGCTATCCGCGGTGACTGCGATGAGACTGTTGCGGCGTCGTGGCACGACAAGAAGACTTCCGAAAGCTACACACGGTTCCTGTTGGTCGTGTCTAGTGCATTGAAGCAGATCCGGTCTCAAGACGAGCCCGTAATCAGTGATTTTGATGAGCAAAGCTTTGAAAGAGCGTTTGATTTGTTCAGACCCAGTAAGTTCATTTCATATGATGATCGAACAGTGAAGTCAATGATTCTAACCGCATGATCTAGTTATCCAAGGACAGGCTGATGCCGACGCAAAGGGAAAGCTGACCCAAGCTGAAATGTCCAAGACGGTCGAGTTCTGTTTCAGGGCATTTGCGCATGTCTCgtttgaagagaaagaggctCTCGTGCAGAAGCTGAAGTCACTCGGCCACGATGCAGATGCTAACGATGAGGCCAACCGCAAGGCTCTCGACGAACTCGAGAAGCATCTGACACCAGAGGAGCAGGCAATCCTAAAGACCCTGAAGGGACGACGCATGGTCCGCCCCGAGGATTCGCTCAACATTGACAATTTCACCCTTGACTCTATCGACGGCCTCGCTCCGCGTTTGGAGAGGGGAAACCTCGGATTGTCCCCAGCGAAGAAAGCCGAGGTCAAATACACAACCCATGATGCGCTGTCTTTCCTCAACGGCGAAGCAAGAGCGGCCAAGAAGACGCTTTCAAATGGCGAATCCCAAACCAATGGAAACCACTTGTGCAAAGACCACGACCAGACGAATGGTCATACCGCAATTAACGGCCATATCGAGAACAATAGCCAGGGAGACACTAATGGACATACGGAGGCCAATGGCCACAGCCAAACAAATGGTCATTCCAATGGCCATGCCCACACAAATGGAAGCCACACGACCAACGCCCATGATGAATTAAATGGACACAACAATGTCGAGGTGCGCTCCGTCAAAAGCTGCATGGCAGACCTCATTGCAGCCGAGAAGATTTCTTCCCAGACTTCAATCGAAGAAGGCACTAGGCACCGTTTGATCTCGTCACTGCACCAATCGGCGGAGGACTTAGAGACTCCTTTCGACACTGTGGTGCGATTAGTTGATGCGGTAagctaaaataaaatcaattcCGGGCTTGGATGCATCACGTTATGTATACTAATGAAGCTCTCAAAATAGGGTCGACAGACAGCAATGGTTTGCATAGGCGGGGACCTTGGAATCTTCAAGTCCCTCGTGGAGAGCAAAAGACCGTTGTCAGCCGAAGAGCTTGCCAAGGCTACTATGGCGGACCCACTGCTCGTCGCTCGCATCATGCGATACATGGTCGCCAGTCGTCTGGTCGGAGAGACAGGACCTGACCAGTACGTGGCCAGCAAGAAGACGTACGTCTTTGCCGACCCACGCATTGAGCATCCCATCCGGTTTTTCCATGCGTTCAGCAATCCTGCCTTCCATGCTTTGCCCGAATTCTTAAAGGAGACTGGATATCAAAATGAACCCAAGGGCAGTGCGTTTCAAAAGGCTCTCAACACGGATCTGGAGCCCTATCCCTGGCTTAAGCAGCATCCGGATGTGTTGAAGAACTTTCAGGCTGCCATGCGGCTGACCAGAGACGCCAATGGTGTGGATATGATGCCTCTCGATCAGTCTGTCAGCATTGGACATGACGGTGCCATGTTTGTAGACATTGGTGGCAACACTGGCCATCAGGCTGCTGAAGTGCTGTCCAAGTACCCGGAGCTCGCTGGCCGAGTGATCGTTCAGGACCGTGGTGAAGTCATCAAATGTGCCCCCGATATCAAAGGCATTCAGTGGATGGAGCACGACTTCTTTCAAACCCAGCCCGTGAAAGGTGCCAAGTATTACTATCTGCGAGCTATTCTTCACAACTGGGACGACAAGAACACGGTGCAGATTCTCTCCAACATTGTGCCCGCCATGTCAGCGGATTCCCTGGTGGCGATTGATGAAGTGGTTGTGCCAGAGGAGAATGCTCATGTATGGCCGGCCGGGCTCGATCTTCAAATGTATTCTTTATTCAGTACAACGGAACGGACGGCGTCGCAGTGGGATGCCATCCTGGACAAAGCAGGGCTACGTGCTGTGGCGGTTAAGAAGTATGCGCCGGTTATGCAAAGCTCGGTCATCTTTGCGGCTGCCAAGTGATTTCTTTTAGTATTTCTCAGTTTAGGCACAACAAAATACCAAATTTGCAGTTATACAGCGTACGGCCTGTA
This DNA window, taken from Aspergillus flavus chromosome 5, complete sequence, encodes the following:
- a CDS encoding polyketide synthase module, encoding MIENTTITPSESRSPSPSHANVDMDANIPEEFILFSHELPSGEIQDLIRRLHRYSMLPGYPHLARFLQNCALVLRTEVQKLPRPLRDSVPPFHDVVTLASHWDDFKSSSLSGAWDGAFLCIYEIAMLIGHHETLNTSYRRPACLVGISVGLFSAAAVAVSESLSDLVSYGAESVRTAFAFCVHVQRVSQTLEPTVTEQATSVSWATVVIGVPVEIIREELDRFNHQEELQRTGTNTMPLTGVSISHVDNTSVGITGPPTRLKQLFRESEILRSSRHSELPISGGLCHVPNVYDYDDVRSILATAEVWERWGTRATQVPLISPFTGSPFQCSDAYHLIEAICTEALTKPLFFDKVANGVVTQLSGGQRPDMQSCQILHYRASVMSDTIVADVAEDLSTRDVIRESLVDWAMRDAFDQPQHSPTSPQNAKLAVVGMSCRMPGGADTPERFWELLVNGVDTHTTVPPDRFDLDAHFDPSGEKENTVGTRFGNFIDNPGYFDAGFFNMSPREAEQTDPMQRLALVTAYEALEMAGFVPNRTPSSHLSRVGTYYGQASDDYREVNAGQKIGTYGIPGTERGFGNGRINYFFNFQGPSFNIDTACSSGLAAVQAACSALWAGEADTVVAGGLNVITSPDIYCMLSKGHFLSKTGQCKVWDITADGYCRADGVGSVVIKRLDDALADNDVILASIVAGATNHSAESISITQPHAAAQKENYRQVMDKAGVSPLDVSFVELHGTGTQVGDAVESESVLDFFAPSDRRLHPDKRLHLGAVKSNIGHGEAAAGIASLIKVLLMYQNNMIPRHIGIQTAMNPVVAKTLANRNAGVLSENTPWLPTSAFKRRYSIVNSFGAHGGNTTLLLEDAPLERMDRDKNHSQQVVPSSEVVCISAKSKASLRANVRALVNYLNNHKETGLRDIAYTTSARRIHHHIRIATSVSSTAQLHSFLQAAADDIDAHAKHVATATKKPVVFAFSGQGCLYHGAAAQLFERAPWFRDQVLQLDRIARRLGFPSILATVAGDAASIRSTRFPKRESTPGSEESHDVVALSDSDTSTTSTTPTVDSPVVTQLALVVIQIALVQYWGLLGIKPNVVIGHSLGEYAALVAAGVLSVADALFLVGKRAELMTAACEPQSHAMLSVRGASVDRIEELCREDEKHYSYEVSCVNGLTDIVVTGLREDMASLRDMLMGAGLKCVLLDIPFAFHSQQMSPILDDFERATQYVTFKNPTVPVVSPLLGRCVSEDHVLDGSYLSRATREPVNFVAALDAAWSDGIVNDKTVWIDIGPHPVCTSFAKNHYAKGATQAFASLRRGDDTLSTFTGTLAALHCLGHAVAWNEYFDLRENPARLLHLDSYQWNYKNYWIQYEGSWTLDKANAGQRNKDNSSTPVSAFFTSSVQQIISEEYGESMGEMRGLTNLHHPDLRGAADGHKLNGRSVVTGSIWADITLTVGEHLYKQMVPNGGTPHMDVKNMEVLEAQVLHPEASQGSAPAQYIQIEGVLDMSQKQTTVRLYTASPDGTRNTDKAFATATVCYEDAQTWQEQWQMTSHLVAARANSLWEMTTGDENSPDKSRVSKFSQSVAYQLFANVVDYGPRYRGMQRVAFSEDTLEATADVLLDNDEHGTWHTPPHWIDSAFQLAGFVMNSFGVQGDGKIAGSSRDFFFITPGWRHFRLLERLEPGPSVTYRNFVRMFPVDGEPGTYAGDIYLHRGERLVGVCAGVKFKAVPRALMPVLFPRVDAGKKRNQSVDTHSTKGKTKENDTQSQPLPASALQRPKNLTTPTSKVTNSQHEDQAGISPKFNSPAPVATVTQQVQPIQGGQDQSQISQATACLALIAEETGLDLDDLKGDAAFAELGVDSLMSLALSAKIRAELGVDVQASIFLQCPTVQDLVTWLSK
- a CDS encoding metallo-beta-lactamase domain protein codes for the protein MLSTTMPEGFYSSPFWAGYLETQRSKLPVLAEVDDGLSDRVVRFLGYNPGSMQLQGTNTYLVGTGSSRILIDTGEGSPQWALSVTRYLEDHDISISQVLLTHWHKDHTGGIADLLAHDSNITIYKHMPDHGQLDIVNGQIFQTRDATLRAVLTPGHTVDHMCFVLEEENAMFTGDNVLGHGYSVAEDLEAYTASLRQMASLKCAVGYPGHGDMISNLPQTIAKYIAQRVSREKQIYSVLARETSSSPSFRNGSSARSARKARSGYTGGVSDSSDSRIDQDINGTETVQGLSTADIGGLIYGEVSKDSATFDSAVGPLLDQVLYMLLERGEVGCRLVGPDRTTHWFATVQPL
- a CDS encoding putative O-methyltransferase; protein product: MTNVPEKCQVLVIGGGPAGSYSASALAREGIDVVLLEAEKFPRYHIGESMLPSMRHFLKFIDAYDKWDAHGFNVKNGGAFRLNWSRPETYTDFIAAGGPGGYAWNVIRSEADELLFKHAAECGVKTFDDTKVASIEFAPSEDANPLGRPVSATWTRKDGTSGTLAMDYIVDASGRNGLISTKYLKNRTFNKGLRNVASWGYWKGGGVHGVGTHKEGAPYFEALKGTTQLGVSYCLQRGNHANSSLHNSTDASGWVWFIPLHNGTHSVGVVQNQEMATEKKRKMAEPSSKGFYLESLEFVPGIKELLSNAELISEVKSASDWSYSASNYAFPGVRIAGDAGSFIDPFFSSGVHLALSGGLSAATTIAAAIRGDCDETVAASWHDKKTSESYTRFLLVVSSALKQIRSQDEPVISDFDEQSFERAFDLFRPIIQGQADADAKGKLTQAEMSKTVEFCFRAFAHVSFEEKEALVQKLKSLGHDADANDEANRKALDELEKHLTPEEQAILKTLKGRRMVRPEDSLNIDNFTLDSIDGLAPRLERGNLGLSPAKKAEVKYTTHDALSFLNGEARAAKKTLSNGESQTNGNHLCKDHDQTNGHTAINGHIENNSQGDTNGHTEANGHSQTNGHSNGHAHTNGSHTTNAHDELNGHNNVEVRSVKSCMADLIAAEKISSQTSIEEGTRHRLISSLHQSAEDLETPFDTVVRLVDAGRQTAMVCIGGDLGIFKSLVESKRPLSAEELAKATMADPLLVARIMRYMVASRLVGETGPDQYVASKKTYVFADPRIEHPIRFFHAFSNPAFHALPEFLKETGYQNEPKGSAFQKALNTDLEPYPWLKQHPDVLKNFQAAMRLTRDANGVDMMPLDQSVSIGHDGAMFVDIGGNTGHQAAEVLSKYPELAGRVIVQDRGEVIKCAPDIKGIQWMEHDFFQTQPVKGAKYYYLRAILHNWDDKNTVQILSNIVPAMSADSLVAIDEVVVPEENAHVWPAGLDLQMYSLFSTTERTASQWDAILDKAGLRAVAVKKYAPVMQSSVIFAAAK